One window of Candidatus Omnitrophota bacterium genomic DNA carries:
- a CDS encoding PilZ domain-containing protein: MVNPYFEQERRRYPRVYASLPMQFRPIGEFDKLPHETITKDLSEGGLRFSVDRFVPVGTRMVVNIMLEGHREPLRSVVKIIWTRKQQYTDSYEVGCQFMNLADDMRARINRFVSHQPPA; encoded by the coding sequence ATGGTTAATCCTTATTTTGAACAAGAACGGCGCAGATATCCGCGGGTTTATGCGAGTCTTCCGATGCAATTTAGGCCCATTGGGGAATTTGATAAATTGCCTCACGAAACTATCACCAAAGACTTAAGTGAAGGGGGACTGAGGTTTAGCGTCGATCGTTTTGTTCCCGTGGGAACCAGGATGGTGGTAAATATTATGTTAGAGGGGCATCGCGAACCTTTGAGGTCAGTAGTGAAGATTATCTGGACAAGGAAACAGCAGTATACAGATAGTTATGAAGTAGGGTGTCAATTTATGAATTTAGCAGACGATATGCGTGCGCGGATAAATCGGTTTGTGAGCCACCAACCCCCTGCCTAA